DNA from Candidatus Methylomirabilota bacterium:
TTCACCTGCGAGCTTATTTCGGATCGGGGTTAAGAGCCCGCCAGCACGCGGCGCCGGGGCCGACGGGCGCGTGCGGCAGGGTTCGACGGGATCCGTTCCCGCCCGCTGGCAACGGACCCCGCGTCCCCAGGTGGAGCCCAGCCGCAACCGGGCAGCGGACGCGTGCCGCGTGGTCCCGCGATCCCTGCCGCACGTGCCCGTCGGCCCCGCCGGCAGCGGCGCGAGCGCGGCGATCGTTAACATGACTTCCCAGACGGAACACTAGTGCCGTTCCAACTATTCGCGCCTAGGAAGGCACCGTGTACGTCGTTCGTGGACAGATTTAGTATCAACAAGTTGGAACGGCACTAGCCGGCGACGTCTGTGGGCGAGGGCGGGCGAAAGACCAGGGACTTGATCACGACGGGAACGACGCCCGAGATCGGAAGCGGCTCGCCCACGTCGATATAGTCGAAGGCGCCCAGCTCGAGCTCGTCGACCGCCACCAGGTTCAACTTCGCGCCCAGCTCCTCAACCATGAGGCGGCCCACCAGGCGCGCCATGTCGCGGTCGAAGGCCAACACGACCGTCGTCTGCCGCCCGTCCAGGGCCTGAATCAGCCCCGCGCCGAGCGCGGTGAGCTCGCCGTGGCTGGGCCCGAACGGCCAGCGAATGGCGAGCGCGAGAGGACCGCCGAGGACGTCGGCATCGTACCCTTGCGCCGCCTGCCGCACGGCCTCCGCGACGCGGGCGACGCTCAGCGGTTCTCCGAGCCTTACAGAAAGAACGGGCAGGTTTCGGATGGGAAGCAGGTCGGGCTGGGGTGTGAAGATCGTGCTCCCGCTGACCTGCACCGTGTACTGGGCCGCACCGATGACCGTGGCCCGGATGCCTTCAAGGGGCGTCGCCAGGCCCGCGGTGAGCGGGTGGCCGCCCAGGCGGTTCCTGACCGCCTCGCCCAAGGCCTTTCCCAGGTCACCGAAGACGGCGCGCTCCCGGTCGTAGATGTATTCGGACACGCCGCCCGAGAACATGAGGACCTCGACCGGCCCGCAGTCGCCGAGCGGGGGCGTGTGCATGAGCCGGCGCGTCAGCGGCGAGATCGGGCGCCGGTCGATGACCTCGAAGAGACACGCGGCCATCTTCCCGGCGAGGGCCGCCTTGGCGGCCTCATCGATCCGCTCGCCCAGCGCGAGCCGCAGGCCGACCGCGTCCCCGACCAGGGCGCCTGCCTCCTCCAGCCGGGTGATGCGGCCCCCGTCGTCGGCGACGAGCCGTCCGCCGACGTTGATGACGGAAACCGCGGCCACCTCGCCGTCGCGGCAGACCGCCAGCTTGGTCGTCCCGCCGCCGATATCAACGCTCAAAACGGCGCCTCCCGCCCGAGAGCGCGCCACCGCCCCCGACCCGTGAGCGGCCATGATCGCCTCGAGCTGCGGCCCTGCGGCCGCGCACACGAAGCGGCCGGCCTCCCGCGCGAACAGAGACAGAATGCTCTCGGCGTTCTCCTTCTTGGCCGCCTCGCCGGTGATGACGACGGCCCCCGTGTCGATGCCGCCCGGGGTGAGCCCCGCCCCCGCGTAGGCATCCCGGATGAAGGAGTCCAGCCGCTCGGTGTCGATCAGGAAGGGACCGCGATACGGGGTGAGGAGGATCGGCGATTGATGGAGCACGTCGCGCTGGACGACCCGGTAGCGGCTCGAGAGGTGCGCACCGAGACGACGCAGCACGAGGCGGGAGAAGGTCAGGTGCGAGGTCGAGGAGCCGATGTCGATTCCGACGCTGCGCAGCTCGATGCGCTCCCCAGCCCAGACCGGGTCGGCTTCGTTGGGCAACCCCTGGGGCTCGCCTTCGTGATCCTCGTGCTCGTGGGGATGCGGGAAATCGTGCATGGTAGATCCTCAAGTTAGCCCTTGACGGGGCAAAGTTCAAATATTAGATATTTACCAAGCCCATGTCCGGGAACGCCATGTCCCTTGGCTTCACGCCGACTCGCCGGGATCGAGTCTCTGCTGAGATCCTCCGGCAGCTCAAGTCCGCGATTCTCGCAGGCCGGTTGAAGCCCGGAGACAAGCTCCCCTCGGAGAAGCAGCTGGCCCAGCAGTTTCAGGCGAGCCGCGGCTCGGTGCGGGAGGCGATCCGGGCGCTGGAGCAGGCCGGGCTCCTCGTCGTGCGGCGGGGTGCTGGGGGCGGCGCGGTTGTCGCCGATGGGAACCTGCGTCACATCACCGACTCTCTCTTCACGCTGATCCGTCTGGGGAGCGTGTCGATTCACCACCTGACGGAGGTCCGCGTGATCCTCGAGCCCTGGATCGCCAGCCTGGCGGCGCAGCGGATCACCGAAGAGGAGCTCGCCCGGATCGAAGCCTACGTCGCCAAGCACGCGGAGGCGATCGCCGCCGGTGATCTGCACGCCACCGCCGATCTTGGCTTCCACCGGATGCTCGCGGAAGCCGCCAAGAACCCGCTCCTGGTGCTCTTCGCCCACTCGATGGCGGACGTGATGGTGGAGGAAGTCGTGGCGCGGCTCGAGATGGACGCGGCCACCAATCGAAGCAATCTGGCCTTTCATCAGCGCATCTGCGCGGCCCTGGCCCGCCGCGATCATGGAGAGGCGTCGCGCGTGATGTTTGAACACGTCACCGAAGTTCAGGACCGTCTGGGGCGGCTCTTGCCCGCGGAGGTCCGATCCCCCTAGGAGGACGACGATGGCCAAGCCCATGCCCACGATCGGCAAGAAGGACATCTCCAGCCTGCGCTCCACGCTGGAGTACTTGAAGGAGGCGGGGGAACTGCTCGGCTCGGACGTCGAGATCGACCCCCACCTCGAGCTGGCGGCCATCCAGAAGCGCCTGGACGGTGGCCCGCCGGTCCTCTTCGAGAACGTGAAGGGGTACCCGAACGCCCGTCTCGCCAACAACATCTACGCTTCGGCGGAGCGGATCGCTCATCTCTTCGGCGTCGAGGATGCGAGGAAGTTCAAGTTCAAGGCGGTGGAGGCGATCCGGCAGCCGCTCCCGCCGATCGAGGTGCGCGACGCTCCGTGCCAGGAGGTCGTGATCACCAAGAACATCGACGTGTGGCCGGTCATCCCGATGATCTCTCACGCCGCGACGGACCCCGGGCGGACGCTCGGCGCCGGCAACACCGTGGTGCGGGGCAAGTACTTCTGGGGCGGCTCCCACATCGGCTACAACCGGATGAACTTCCGGGGGCCCGACTTCTCGAGCTTCCAGATCTCTCCGGGCTCCCACATGGACCAGATCGCCACCCACTGGTACCGCAAGGGCCCGATCCCGATGACGATCAACATCGGCGTGCCGCCCGCCTGCACGATGATGGCAGGCGCCGGCTTCACGTATGTGATCCTGCCCCGGGGCTGCGATGAGCTCGGCGTGGCCGGCGCGCTGCAGGGGTTCCCGGTGGAGGTGGTGAAGGCCAGGACGCAGGACGCCTGGGCCATCGCCAACGCCGAGTACGTCATCGAGGGCTACCTCGATACCACGGAGAAGGTGTGGGAGAGCCCGCTGGCGGAGAAGGAGGGGGAGCAGGGGAAGTTCCCGTTCCACCCCGAGTGGGCCGGCTACATGGGCAAGGCCTACCGGACCTACAAGTTCCAGGCGACGGCCATCACGCACCGCACGCACAAGCCGATCTACTACGGCCTGATCGTCCACGGCATGGATGACCACTACATCGACGTCTCGATGCGCGAGGCGTGCTTCCTCGAGCTGGCGGAGCGGATCGTGCCGGGCCTCTGCATCGACACGAACATCCCGATGGGCCTGACGGACTGGGGCGGCGCGATCTTCCAGTTCCAGAA
Protein-coding regions in this window:
- a CDS encoding FadR/GntR family transcriptional regulator, yielding MSLGFTPTRRDRVSAEILRQLKSAILAGRLKPGDKLPSEKQLAQQFQASRGSVREAIRALEQAGLLVVRRGAGGGAVVADGNLRHITDSLFTLIRLGSVSIHHLTEVRVILEPWIASLAAQRITEEELARIEAYVAKHAEAIAAGDLHATADLGFHRMLAEAAKNPLLVLFAHSMADVMVEEVVARLEMDAATNRSNLAFHQRICAALARRDHGEASRVMFEHVTEVQDRLGRLLPAEVRSP
- a CDS encoding ethanolamine ammonia-lyase reactivating factor EutA, giving the protein MHDFPHPHEHEDHEGEPQGLPNEADPVWAGERIELRSVGIDIGSSTSHLTFSRLVLRRLGAHLSSRYRVVQRDVLHQSPILLTPYRGPFLIDTERLDSFIRDAYAGAGLTPGGIDTGAVVITGEAAKKENAESILSLFAREAGRFVCAAAGPQLEAIMAAHGSGAVARSRAGGAVLSVDIGGGTTKLAVCRDGEVAAVSVINVGGRLVADDGGRITRLEEAGALVGDAVGLRLALGERIDEAAKAALAGKMAACLFEVIDRRPISPLTRRLMHTPPLGDCGPVEVLMFSGGVSEYIYDRERAVFGDLGKALGEAVRNRLGGHPLTAGLATPLEGIRATVIGAAQYTVQVSGSTIFTPQPDLLPIRNLPVLSVRLGEPLSVARVAEAVRQAAQGYDADVLGGPLALAIRWPFGPSHGELTALGAGLIQALDGRQTTVVLAFDRDMARLVGRLMVEELGAKLNLVAVDELELGAFDYIDVGEPLPISGVVPVVIKSLVFRPPSPTDVAG
- a CDS encoding UbiD family decarboxylase, which translates into the protein MAKPMPTIGKKDISSLRSTLEYLKEAGELLGSDVEIDPHLELAAIQKRLDGGPPVLFENVKGYPNARLANNIYASAERIAHLFGVEDARKFKFKAVEAIRQPLPPIEVRDAPCQEVVITKNIDVWPVIPMISHAATDPGRTLGAGNTVVRGKYFWGGSHIGYNRMNFRGPDFSSFQISPGSHMDQIATHWYRKGPIPMTINIGVPPACTMMAGAGFTYVILPRGCDELGVAGALQGFPVEVVKARTQDAWAIANAEYVIEGYLDTTEKVWESPLAEKEGEQGKFPFHPEWAGYMGKAYRTYKFQATAITHRTHKPIYYGLIVHGMDDHYIDVSMREACFLELAERIVPGLCIDTNIPMGLTDWGGAIFQFQKRRARDEGLHRNILSAALSISLGMRLAIAVDEDIDIYNMEDVLWALATRVNPKDDILTVCEGGFGQTFQPAERSSAGEQQWTQTNIRFAGGMGIDATRPFIYKDAFERARYEIGLVDLKKWFTPEQIERARASQEGYAKWMAERGI